The nucleotide sequence ctccttatggttttcttaataacattttcttctctctagcttaCTCTATTGTAAGAATACAACATGTAATGCGtataacataaaaaatacagGTTAATTAACTTGTCGATAAGATTTCTAGTTCACAGTAGACTAGTTTTGGTGTAGTCAAAAAGCTATTATGTGGGCTCTTCCTTGGCGCTGCCTGCGGAGGTGGCAGCCATCAGGTACTGGGCATCATGGCTGCCCTCAGACCTTGGTGAAGCCCAAGATCGTTAAAAAGAGGACCAAGAAGTTCATCCTGCACCAGTCAGACGGATATGTCAAAATTAAGCGCAACTGGCGGAAGCCGAGAGGCATTGACAATAGGGTGCGCAGAAGATTCAAGGGCCAGATCTTGATGCCCAGCATTGGTTACCGGAGCAACAAGAAGACAAAGCACATGTTGCCCAGTGGCTTCAGGAAGTTCCTAGTGCACAACGTCAAGGAGCTTGAAGTGCTGCTGATGTGCAACAAATCTTACTGTGCAGAGATTGCTCACAACGTCTCCTCCAAGAACCGCAAAGCTATTGTGGAAAGAGCAGCCGAGCTGGCAATCAGAGTCACAAATCCCAACGCCAGGCTGCGCAGcgaagaaaatgaatagacagCTTGTTGTGCACGTCATATTTGtgttaataaaaccataaaactgcaaaaaaaaaaaaagctataaatgtGGGTTTTTGTGGAGGGGGTAGGAGGGAAGAGGGATCAGTGCCCCTAACTTCTacattattcaagggtcaactgtatatagTATAAATAACAGTGTAAATATCCATCccttgggttaaaaaaaaatcatgaagcaAATTAAATACTTAGAATTGAGTGATAATGAATGCTCTATATGTCAAAATTCATGGGATACAAAGCTGCATTTATATGAAttctagcttttaaaaaattttatcaggaaacaaaaataatgacCTATTAATTCAATTcatgaagttagaaaaaaaagcaatagataaATCTCCGGAGGGAGAGACATAAGGAGGATAGGGCAGAAatcaagagagaaacagaagaataataaaactaaggactggttctttgaaaaaaaattaaagtatgtaCAAAAAAGtacattgaggggtgcctggcttggCTCACTCGgaaaagcatgagactcttgatcttgtgattgtgagttcaagccccacattggatgtagagattacttaaaaataaactaggggcgcatgggtggctcagtggtttgagccgctgccttcggctcgggtcatgatctcagggtgctgggatcgagtcccacatccggctctctgctcgtgcttccctctcactctctctgcctgcctctctgcctatttgtgatctctctctgtcaaataaagaaataaaaatctttttttttaaagattttatttatttatttgatagagagagatcacaggtagatagagaggcaggcagagagagagagggaagcaggctccctgctgagcagagagcctgatgcgggactcgatcccaggacactgagatcatgacctgagccaaaggcagtggcttaacccactgagccacccaggc is from Meles meles chromosome 1, mMelMel3.1 paternal haplotype, whole genome shotgun sequence and encodes:
- the LOC123925156 gene encoding 60S ribosomal protein L32-like, which codes for MWALPWRCLRRWQPSGTGHHGCPQTLVKPKIVKKRTKKFILHQSDGYVKIKRNWRKPRGIDNRVRRRFKGQILMPSIGYRSNKKTKHMLPSGFRKFLVHNVKELEVLLMCNKSYCAEIAHNVSSKNRKAIVERAAELAIRVTNPNARLRSEENE